The proteins below are encoded in one region of Oncorhynchus nerka isolate Pitt River linkage group LG15, Oner_Uvic_2.0, whole genome shotgun sequence:
- the slc26a11 gene encoding sodium-independent sulfate anion transporter isoform X3, with translation MMEPLVDRPGPQIGRSSLGERMASCCSYRTLQAWLPILTWLPKYRLSWLQMDLIAGLTVGLTTVPQALAYAEVAGLPVQYGLYSAFMGGFIYTFLGTSKDVTLGPTAIMSLLCASYVGGDPVRAVLLSLICGTIQTAMALLRLGFLLDFISFPVIKGFTCAAAVTIGFGQVKNVLGLKDIPHEFFLQVYYTFYRIPETRIGDVVLGLLCLCLLVTLQWMKSTLEPPSEQEALLTRAAHSLVWGIATVRNALVVVAASFLAFSWNAFGSPVFTITGKTSQGLPPFRAPPVSETTPNGTSISFGEIIEDFGGGLAVIPFMGVLESIAIAKAFASQNDYRINANQELFAIGLTNIMGSFVSAYPVTGSFGRTAVNSQTGVCTPAGGIVTGVVVLLSLAFLMPAFYYIPKASLAAVIICAVAPLVDYRVVMQFWRIRSESFVLNLCVSVYFKSVCVCVCVCVCFQMCVWVCVCVCVFKSVCVWVCVLELDLVPFLITFLLSFWEVQYGIVGGVVVSGLMLLYNVARPSIKVCVFSLCVQVCVCSLCVQVCVLSVYTGVCALCVYRCVCVCVLSVYTGV, from the exons ATGATGGAGCCCCTAGTGGACCGGCCCGGGCCCCAGATTGGAAGGTCCTCTCTGGGGGAGAGaatggcctcctgctgctcctACAGAACCCTCCAGGCCTGGCTCCCCATCCTCACCTGGTTACCCAA GTACAGGCTGAGCTGGCTCCAGATGGACCTGATAGCAGGTCTCACCGTGGGTCTAACCACCGTACCACAGGCCCTGGCTTATGCTGAGGTGGCCGGCctacctgtacag TACGGCTTGTACTCAGCCTTCATGGGTGGGTTCATCTATACGTTTCTGGGAACCTCCAAGGATGTAACCCTGGGTCCTACTGCCATCATGTCCCTGCTGTGTGCCTCCTACGTGGGGGGAGACCCGGTCCGAGCCGTCCTCCTCAGCCTGATCTGTGGAACCATACAGACCGCCATGGCTCTACTACGTTTGG GGTTTCTTCTGGACTTCATCTCATTTCCGGTGATCAAAGGCTTCACCTGTGCTGCCGCGGTAACCATAGGCTTCGGTCAAGtcaag AATGTGCTGGGACTGAAGGATATACCTCATGAGTTCTTCCtgcaggtctactacaccttctACAGGATACCTGAGACCAG gataggAGACGTGGTTCTAggtctgctgtgtctgtgtctgctggTGACGTTGCAGTGGATGAAGAGTACCCTGGAACCCCCGTCAGAACAGGAGGCCCTCCTCACCAGGGCCGCTCACAGTCTGGTCTGGGGCATCGCTACCG TGCGTAATGCGTTGGTCGTAGTGGCGGCGTCCTTCCTGGCGTTCTCATGGAATGCGTTTGGCTCACCGGTCTTCACCATTACCGGGAAAACATCCCAGGGCCTGCCGCCGTTCAGAGCCCCTCCCGTCTCCGAGACCACGCCCAACGGTACCAGCATCAGCTTCGGAGAGATCATAGAG GATTTTGGAGGAGGGCTGGCTGTCATCCCCTTCATGGGAGTACTGGAGAGCATTGCCATCGCTAAAGCCTTCg CCAGTCAGAATGACTATAGGATCAATGCCAACCAGGAACTGTTTGCTATTGGTCTAACCAACATTATGGGATCCTTCGTCTCAGCCTATCCAGTCACAGGAAGCTTCGGAAG GACTGCAGTGAACTCCCAGACAGGGGTGTGTACACCAGCCGGAGGCATAGTCACTG GTGTGGTAGTGCTGTTGTCCCTGGCCTTCCTGATGCCAGCATTCTACTACATCCCTAAAGCCTCTCTGGCAGCAGTCATCATCTGTGCTGTGGCTCCCCTGGTCGACTACCGTGTCGTCATGCAGTTCTGGAGGATACGCAGTGAGTCGTTTGTGTTGAatttgtgtgtcagtgtgtatttcaaatctgtgtgtgtgtgtgtgtgtgtgtgtgtgtgttttcaaatgtgtgtgtgggtgtgtgtgtgtgtgtgtgttttcaaatctgtgtgtgtgtgggtgtgtgtgttagagcttGATCTGGTGCCGTTCCTGATCACCTTCCTGTTGAGTTTCTGGGAGGTGCAGTACGGCATTGTGGGAGGTGTAGTTGTTTCTGGACTCATGCTGCTCTACAATGTAGCCAGGCCCAGCATAAAGgt gtgtgtgttctctctgtgtgtacaggtgtgtgtgtgctctctgtgtgtacaggtgtgtgtgctctctgtgtatacaggtgtgtgtgctctctgtgtgtacaggt gtgtgtgtgtgtgtgttctctctgtgtataCAGGTGTGTGA
- the slc26a11 gene encoding sodium-independent sulfate anion transporter isoform X2: MMEPLVDRPGPQIGRSSLGERMASCCSYRTLQAWLPILTWLPKYRLSWLQMDLIAGLTVGLTTVPQALAYAEVAGLPVQYGLYSAFMGGFIYTFLGTSKDVTLGPTAIMSLLCASYVGGDPVRAVLLSLICGTIQTAMALLRLGFLLDFISFPVIKGFTCAAAVTIGFGQVKNVLGLKDIPHEFFLQVYYTFYRIPETRIGDVVLGLLCLCLLVTLQWMKSTLEPPSEQEALLTRAAHSLVWGIATVRNALVVVAASFLAFSWNAFGSPVFTITGKTSQGLPPFRAPPVSETTPNGTSISFGEIIEDFGGGLAVIPFMGVLESIAIAKAFASQNDYRINANQELFAIGLTNIMGSFVSAYPVTGSFGRTAVNSQTGVCTPAGGIVTGVVVLLSLAFLMPAFYYIPKASLAAVIICAVAPLVDYRVVMQFWRIRKLDLVPFLITFLLSFWEVQYGIVGGVVVSGLMLLYNVARPSIKVCDHGVLVMELDSGLSFPSTEYLNTVLYTQALQASPPRSVVLDCHHVNTVDYTVVNELRDLLRQFKLRGVGLIFSGLQYSVLEVLLAADLPDLRHTASVEAALTILSGST; this comes from the exons ATGATGGAGCCCCTAGTGGACCGGCCCGGGCCCCAGATTGGAAGGTCCTCTCTGGGGGAGAGaatggcctcctgctgctcctACAGAACCCTCCAGGCCTGGCTCCCCATCCTCACCTGGTTACCCAA GTACAGGCTGAGCTGGCTCCAGATGGACCTGATAGCAGGTCTCACCGTGGGTCTAACCACCGTACCACAGGCCCTGGCTTATGCTGAGGTGGCCGGCctacctgtacag TACGGCTTGTACTCAGCCTTCATGGGTGGGTTCATCTATACGTTTCTGGGAACCTCCAAGGATGTAACCCTGGGTCCTACTGCCATCATGTCCCTGCTGTGTGCCTCCTACGTGGGGGGAGACCCGGTCCGAGCCGTCCTCCTCAGCCTGATCTGTGGAACCATACAGACCGCCATGGCTCTACTACGTTTGG GGTTTCTTCTGGACTTCATCTCATTTCCGGTGATCAAAGGCTTCACCTGTGCTGCCGCGGTAACCATAGGCTTCGGTCAAGtcaag AATGTGCTGGGACTGAAGGATATACCTCATGAGTTCTTCCtgcaggtctactacaccttctACAGGATACCTGAGACCAG gataggAGACGTGGTTCTAggtctgctgtgtctgtgtctgctggTGACGTTGCAGTGGATGAAGAGTACCCTGGAACCCCCGTCAGAACAGGAGGCCCTCCTCACCAGGGCCGCTCACAGTCTGGTCTGGGGCATCGCTACCG TGCGTAATGCGTTGGTCGTAGTGGCGGCGTCCTTCCTGGCGTTCTCATGGAATGCGTTTGGCTCACCGGTCTTCACCATTACCGGGAAAACATCCCAGGGCCTGCCGCCGTTCAGAGCCCCTCCCGTCTCCGAGACCACGCCCAACGGTACCAGCATCAGCTTCGGAGAGATCATAGAG GATTTTGGAGGAGGGCTGGCTGTCATCCCCTTCATGGGAGTACTGGAGAGCATTGCCATCGCTAAAGCCTTCg CCAGTCAGAATGACTATAGGATCAATGCCAACCAGGAACTGTTTGCTATTGGTCTAACCAACATTATGGGATCCTTCGTCTCAGCCTATCCAGTCACAGGAAGCTTCGGAAG GACTGCAGTGAACTCCCAGACAGGGGTGTGTACACCAGCCGGAGGCATAGTCACTG GTGTGGTAGTGCTGTTGTCCCTGGCCTTCCTGATGCCAGCATTCTACTACATCCCTAAAGCCTCTCTGGCAGCAGTCATCATCTGTGCTGTGGCTCCCCTGGTCGACTACCGTGTCGTCATGCAGTTCTGGAGGATACGCA agcttGATCTGGTGCCGTTCCTGATCACCTTCCTGTTGAGTTTCTGGGAGGTGCAGTACGGCATTGTGGGAGGTGTAGTTGTTTCTGGACTCATGCTGCTCTACAATGTAGCCAGGCCCAGCATAAAG GTGTGTGATCATGGTGTTTTGGTGATGGAGTTAGATAGTGGACTCAGTTTCCCCTCCACAGAGTACCTCAACACTGTCCTATACACTCAGGCACTGCAGG cctctcctcctagGTCAGTGGTCCTGGACTGTCATCATGTCAATACTGTAGACTATACAGTTGTCAACGAGCTCAGGGACCTGCTACGACAGTTCAAACTACGAGGGGTCGGACTCATCTTCTCTGGCCTGcag
- the slc26a11 gene encoding sodium-independent sulfate anion transporter isoform X1, producing MMEPLVDRPGPQIGRSSLGERMASCCSYRTLQAWLPILTWLPKYRLSWLQMDLIAGLTVGLTTVPQALAYAEVAGLPVQYGLYSAFMGGFIYTFLGTSKDVTLGPTAIMSLLCASYVGGDPVRAVLLSLICGTIQTAMALLRLGFLLDFISFPVIKGFTCAAAVTIGFGQVKNVLGLKDIPHEFFLQVYYTFYRIPETRIGDVVLGLLCLCLLVTLQWMKSTLEPPSEQEALLTRAAHSLVWGIATVRNALVVVAASFLAFSWNAFGSPVFTITGKTSQGLPPFRAPPVSETTPNGTSISFGEIIEDFGGGLAVIPFMGVLESIAIAKAFASQNDYRINANQELFAIGLTNIMGSFVSAYPVTGSFGRTAVNSQTGVCTPAGGIVTGVVVLLSLAFLMPAFYYIPKASLAAVIICAVAPLVDYRVVMQFWRIRSESFVLNLCVSVYFKSVCVCVCVCVCFQMCVWVCVCVCVFKSVCVWVCVLELDLVPFLITFLLSFWEVQYGIVGGVVVSGLMLLYNVARPSIKVCDHGVLVMELDSGLSFPSTEYLNTVLYTQALQASPPRSVVLDCHHVNTVDYTVVNELRDLLRQFKLRGVGLIFSGLQYSVLEVLLAADLPDLRHTASVEAALTILSGST from the exons ATGATGGAGCCCCTAGTGGACCGGCCCGGGCCCCAGATTGGAAGGTCCTCTCTGGGGGAGAGaatggcctcctgctgctcctACAGAACCCTCCAGGCCTGGCTCCCCATCCTCACCTGGTTACCCAA GTACAGGCTGAGCTGGCTCCAGATGGACCTGATAGCAGGTCTCACCGTGGGTCTAACCACCGTACCACAGGCCCTGGCTTATGCTGAGGTGGCCGGCctacctgtacag TACGGCTTGTACTCAGCCTTCATGGGTGGGTTCATCTATACGTTTCTGGGAACCTCCAAGGATGTAACCCTGGGTCCTACTGCCATCATGTCCCTGCTGTGTGCCTCCTACGTGGGGGGAGACCCGGTCCGAGCCGTCCTCCTCAGCCTGATCTGTGGAACCATACAGACCGCCATGGCTCTACTACGTTTGG GGTTTCTTCTGGACTTCATCTCATTTCCGGTGATCAAAGGCTTCACCTGTGCTGCCGCGGTAACCATAGGCTTCGGTCAAGtcaag AATGTGCTGGGACTGAAGGATATACCTCATGAGTTCTTCCtgcaggtctactacaccttctACAGGATACCTGAGACCAG gataggAGACGTGGTTCTAggtctgctgtgtctgtgtctgctggTGACGTTGCAGTGGATGAAGAGTACCCTGGAACCCCCGTCAGAACAGGAGGCCCTCCTCACCAGGGCCGCTCACAGTCTGGTCTGGGGCATCGCTACCG TGCGTAATGCGTTGGTCGTAGTGGCGGCGTCCTTCCTGGCGTTCTCATGGAATGCGTTTGGCTCACCGGTCTTCACCATTACCGGGAAAACATCCCAGGGCCTGCCGCCGTTCAGAGCCCCTCCCGTCTCCGAGACCACGCCCAACGGTACCAGCATCAGCTTCGGAGAGATCATAGAG GATTTTGGAGGAGGGCTGGCTGTCATCCCCTTCATGGGAGTACTGGAGAGCATTGCCATCGCTAAAGCCTTCg CCAGTCAGAATGACTATAGGATCAATGCCAACCAGGAACTGTTTGCTATTGGTCTAACCAACATTATGGGATCCTTCGTCTCAGCCTATCCAGTCACAGGAAGCTTCGGAAG GACTGCAGTGAACTCCCAGACAGGGGTGTGTACACCAGCCGGAGGCATAGTCACTG GTGTGGTAGTGCTGTTGTCCCTGGCCTTCCTGATGCCAGCATTCTACTACATCCCTAAAGCCTCTCTGGCAGCAGTCATCATCTGTGCTGTGGCTCCCCTGGTCGACTACCGTGTCGTCATGCAGTTCTGGAGGATACGCAGTGAGTCGTTTGTGTTGAatttgtgtgtcagtgtgtatttcaaatctgtgtgtgtgtgtgtgtgtgtgtgtgtgtgttttcaaatgtgtgtgtgggtgtgtgtgtgtgtgtgtgttttcaaatctgtgtgtgtgtgggtgtgtgtgttagagcttGATCTGGTGCCGTTCCTGATCACCTTCCTGTTGAGTTTCTGGGAGGTGCAGTACGGCATTGTGGGAGGTGTAGTTGTTTCTGGACTCATGCTGCTCTACAATGTAGCCAGGCCCAGCATAAAG GTGTGTGATCATGGTGTTTTGGTGATGGAGTTAGATAGTGGACTCAGTTTCCCCTCCACAGAGTACCTCAACACTGTCCTATACACTCAGGCACTGCAGG cctctcctcctagGTCAGTGGTCCTGGACTGTCATCATGTCAATACTGTAGACTATACAGTTGTCAACGAGCTCAGGGACCTGCTACGACAGTTCAAACTACGAGGGGTCGGACTCATCTTCTCTGGCCTGcag